The Branchiostoma lanceolatum isolate klBraLanc5 chromosome 3, klBraLanc5.hap2, whole genome shotgun sequence DNA segment tatgatttcgatatctcgtgttctgaacatgcaaGGGTGGtgatttttagtggtagatattTCCAGAGGCAGAGAATAATCATAAGTGGTGTAGATTTCCTCTAGCGGCTtgtcttggaactgcagggcccAAATTTGTATGAGACTTTGAAAAGGAATAGCTAAAGAGGCAGCTGACGAATacgactttcatactttggacaactttcaTTATTTGGGTGAAGGTGATCAACTGTTACAATCTATGCATATGAAGATAGATttgcatttgcataatcaacgagAAATATTCATAATAAATCAGTCGTCAAGGTGAACGTCATTTGGCCAAGGTGTGAGGCCGTGGAGCTCTGGTTAAGAATACAAATTCATAGCACTACAGTCGCAGCTTGAATGCCCAATTGATACTGTGACATTACTACATATATAAATGTTAAGGATAAAAATAgcgtaatggaaaataccgtatAGGCGTGTGACGATAAAAATAGTGTAGCGAAAAGACTGGATGGTGGAGTGAGTCAAAGGAGGGGTTCCTCCTCATAggtccccattccactagacggcgatcgcgctgcgctctcgctgcgacctaaatagGATTTGTCTAACCTTTATtccataattggaatattatgcaaaatgtaaaagtatggctgaaaagacaacaaaacacacaaggcgtAAAAAGATCcgttttatctatgaaattcgttgagtgctagCGCTCTCTAAAATcgtaggtcgcagagagcgcgcagcGAGAGCGCTGTCCTAGTTTGTGGAATAGGGGTATGATATAAAGCGTGAAGCCACCCTggcatgattgattgattgaatggatCAATATTAAAACGAgcgaattttcaaaatgaaaatactgtacataaaatcagtgtggacacacacacacacacacacacacacacacacacgcacgcgcgcgcgcgcgcgcgcgcgcgcgcgcgtttCCGTCCGAGTGCATCAGCCCTGACTGATTGGGGTTACGAGCGGAcgtcacacctgtccttgtAAACAGAACGTGCGCTTTGCAATCTTCTACTTCGGGTCAATGTCCCATAGGTAAATGGCACCGGGAGGACCCAACCATTGAAGCAATACGAGTTGCCATTTGATGTATTTTAACGGTGACAGGCACATACCTTCGATGCACATCATGTATCTTTGTAGGATTTTGATTTAGGATACTAGTAGTATAGGAGAGTACTGGGAACGGGGAAATTGGGTGCATGTAAACCTGTCCGTCCCTGACCTTGAAGAATGGACTATCCCACTAGATGAAACCGATTTGGAGCAAGTCCCGAGAGGTTTCTTCTAAcgttatgtgtttttgtgtgtagaAACAAGTGTCCAGTGGAATTCAACCGCCGATTATGGGGGAATACCAGGCAAATACGTGAAGCCCGAACATTCattttttgaatttttgaaaatattcatttGCTCTTGTTTCTTGTTATTGATTTCACCAGAGTTGTCCTCTAGCCGTAATCAACGGTGGCTTACACAACCACATTGTTGATCTGCTTACATGGTCAAGTTCTGAGCCTGAGCTACAATACGTCAGGCCAGGCTGTATTGCCTAGCGATGGTCTTCGAGGAACGTTTCTTTTCGGCGGAAAGCGGCCGGGCCCCGCCCCGCTTCTTGTGCACAGTCCCTGCCTGAGCCGTTGCCGTGGTGATTCCTCCTCTGTCCGCTGGAAAGCACTGCATGCAGCTCCGGCTGGGGTTTGGGTCGACTCCCGGGGCTCCCCATTGGCCGCTGTGCATTCGAGAAAAATTTGGGAAGGTTTACAACAATGATCATTACCCGAATAGGTGTTTGTGTAAATCATCAAAAAAAGTAATGTCTATGTAGGATTTTTCCCCACAACTTTTAACAGTGTCAAAGTAGGTTACTCCCCCATCAGCGTTCTTCAAACTGAAGCTTCATTCAACGTACCATCTATAGGTTATTACTGGCAAAAGGGTACAAATGTAGTAGGCAGGTCAATTTAGACAATTTTTTCAGTCCCAAAGGGTTATGGTGGACAGGCGGAGATTTAATCATTACATGAGATACTTCAGTCAAATTTGGTCGGGCAATTACCTGaagcaggcaaccacctccattCACAAGCCA contains these protein-coding regions:
- the LOC136431033 gene encoding uncharacterized protein, with the protein product MDNNLFFAIKVYFGEPRLREPEITDKPGSLYNYVMSVTLTSTLALLLGLLVHVTVRRLTWCPPLKFTREQAANGEPRESTQTPAGAACSAFQRTEEESPRQRLRQGLCTRSGAGPGRFPPKRNVPRRPSLGNTAWPDVL